The Chaetodon auriga isolate fChaAug3 chromosome 3, fChaAug3.hap1, whole genome shotgun sequence genome has a window encoding:
- the LOC143318540 gene encoding granzyme G-like, whose translation MFVHCNLVILILTLGGQVHTEEISGGHEAVAHSRPYMVLLKRYMQNNKQKHCGGFLLNEDFVMTAAHCQARSYTVSLGVHNIHESAGTQTISVEQAFPHKDYNAADYINDIMLLKLSSKAKFNNNVKPIALAGQSDGSLPKSCIVSGWGVTDKHPEHLSDVLMEVNVTLIDKERCPKKHSYCSDEGKGPCPGDSGGPLVCEDGKAFGVVSSGYRRHSNDPLIYTFAKIPDYRSWIDSTMKQHE comes from the exons ATGTTCGTCCACTGTAACCTGGTCATACTGATACTGACTCTTGGCGGTCAAG TACATACAGAGGAGATCTCCGGAGGGCACGAGGCTGTGGCACATAGCAGGCCGTACATGGTGCTGTTGAAGCGGTACATGCAGAATAATAAACAAAAGCACTGTGGTGGCTTCCTTCTGAACGAGGATTTTGTGATGACTGCAGCTCACTGCCAAGCCAG gTCCTACACAGTCTCACTGGGAGTTCACAACATCCATGAAAGTGCTGGAACACAGACTATATCCGTGGAACAAGCGTTTCCACATAAAGACTACAATGCAGCTGATTACATAAATGACATAATGCTTCTGAAG TTGAGCTCCAAGGCAAAGTTCAACAACAACGTGAAACCCATTGCTCTCGCAGGCCAAAGTGATGGCTCTCTGCCAAAGTCATGTATCGTCTCCGGCTGGGGAGTAACAGACAAGCACCCTGAACATTTGTCTGACGTGCTCATGGAAGTCAACGTAACACTCATTGACAAAGAGCGTTGTCCGAAGAAACACTCGTACTGCTCTGACGAAGGAAAGGGACCGTGTCCG GGAGACTCTGGTGGTCCACTGGTCTGCGAGGATGGAAAGGCCTTCGGGGTGGTGTCCTCCGGCTACAGACGACACTCAAATGACCCGCTGATCTATACTTTTGCTAAGATTCCTGACTATAGAAGCTGGATTGATTCAACTATGAAGCAGCATGAGTAA
- the LOC143318559 gene encoding granzyme B-like, whose translation MFIHCELVILMLALTLDGRVHTGEIIGGHEAVAHSRPYMLVLELHQQNGKKEHCDGFLLNEDFVMTAAHCQARSYTVSLGVHNFHNSNGVQRVSVQQAFPHKDYNATALMNDIMILKLSSKAKFSNNVKPIALAGQSDGSLPKSCIVSGWGATDKHNKLSFVLMEVNVTLIDNKQCAEESLYCSEGETGPGSGDSGGPLVCEDGKAYGVVSCSWKPNPGGPLTYAFTKIPDYRGWIDETIKNAGKRFNTPNIH comes from the exons ATGTTCATCCACTGTGAGCTGGTTATACTGATGCTTGCACTGACTCTTGATGGCCGAG ttcaTACAGGGGAAATCATTGGAGGCCACGAGGCTGTGGCACATAGCAGGCCATACATGCTGGTTTTGGAGCTGCACCAGCAGAATGGTAAAAAAGAACACTGTGATGGCTTCCTTCTGAATGAGGACTTTGTGATGACTGCAGCCCACTGCCAAGCAAG gtCCTACACAGTCTCACTGGGAGTTCACAATTTCCATAACAGTAACGGAGTAcagcgtgtgtctgtgcaacAGGCATTTCCACATAAAGACTACAATGCAACTGCTTTAATGAATGACATAATGATTCTTAAG TTGAGCTCCAAGGCAAAGTTCAGCAACAACGTGAAACCCATTGCTCTCGCAGGCCAAAGTGATGGCTCTCTGCCAAAGTCATGTATCGTCTCCGGCTGGGGAGCAACAGACAAGCACAATAAATTGTCTTTTGTGCTCATGGAAGTCAACGTAACACTCATTGACAATAAGCAGTGTGCTGAGGAAAGCTTGTACTGCTCTGAGGGAGAAACTGGACCGGGCAGT GGAGACTCTGGTGGTCCACTGGTCTGTGAGGATGGAAAGGCCTACGGGGTGGTGTCCTGCAGCTGGAAACCGAACCCAGGAGGCCCGCTGACCTATGCTTTCACTAAGATTCCCGACTACAGAGGCTGGATCGATGAGACCAttaaaaatgctggaaaaagaTTTAATACACCTAACATTCACTGA